A genomic window from Calditrichota bacterium includes:
- a CDS encoding DUF2442 domain-containing protein: protein MRKIQSVEYLSGYHIRLTFDDGVIGEIDIEKQLSFDGV, encoded by the coding sequence ATGCGAAAAATCCAATCAGTAGAATATCTGAGCGGCTACCATATACGCCTGACGTTTGACGATGGTGTAATAGGTGAAATCGACATCGAGAAGCAGTTATCCTTCGATGGGGTC